A window of Apium graveolens cultivar Ventura chromosome 8, ASM990537v1, whole genome shotgun sequence contains these coding sequences:
- the LOC141680562 gene encoding AT-hook motif nuclear-localized protein 29-like, with translation MEGDNNQSQDSSQMVQRLLPPHEPHHSDFETNPLNNTNPQNNNSTGGGGFFPKSCPRGRPRGSKNKPKTPVVRNCESFNVLEAHVLEISSGADIMETLNTYAMQRGRGVCIFNGKGTVWNVIIHQHASSSLSGGVITLPGAFEIISITGIVLPPPAPPGFGSLSIFLSGGQGQVLGGKVVGPLIAKGAVILMVATFANAVFERIPLERHGAAEQENAANGANQVQEVQPLISQAFTVIGSVGTSLSLFNAGPAVDLPNNFVAPGPPF, from the coding sequence ATGGAAGGCGATAACAACCAAAGCCAAGACTCTTCCCAAATGGTTCAACGGTTACTCCCACCTCATGAACCGCACCACTCTGATTTTGAAACCAATCCCCTGAACAACACCAATCCCCAGAACAACAACTCTACAGGGGGTGGCGGTTTTTTCCCAAAAAGTTGTCCACGAGGCCGTCCTCGTGGCTCCAAAAACAAGCCTAAGACTCCTGTTGTCCGCAATTGTGAGAGCTTCAATGTTCTCGAGGCGCACGTTCTTGAAATTTCATCGGGCGCTGACATAATGGAGACCCTTAACACATATGCAATGCAGAGAGGCAGAGGTGTGTGTATCTTTAATGGGAAGGGGACAGTTTGGAATGTTATCATCCACCAACATGCTTCTTCTTCCTTGTCTGGGGGCGTTATTACACTGCCAGGTGCTTTTGAGATTATTTCGATTACTGGGATAGTGCTTCCTCCCCCGGCTCCACCAGGATTCGGGAGCCTATCGATCTTTTTATCAGGAGGACAAGGGCAGGTTCTTGGGGGAAAAGTGGTAGGTCCGCTGATTGCCAAAGGTGCAGTTATTTTGATGGTGGCTACTTTTGCTAATGCGGTATTTGAGCGTATACCATTGGAGAGGCACGGGGCAGCAGAGCAGGAAAATGCAGCAAATGGTGCTAATCAGGTGCAGGAGGTTCAGCCACTAATATCTCAGGCATTTACCGTGATAGGAAGTGTTGGTACTAGTCTTTCTTTGTTTAATGCAGGGCCTGCTGTAGATTTGCCAAATAATTTTGTTGCACCAGGGCCTCCCTTTTAG